Proteins from one Mercurialis annua linkage group LG7, ddMerAnnu1.2, whole genome shotgun sequence genomic window:
- the LOC126656730 gene encoding uncharacterized protein LOC126656730, translating into MRQWNKCAVIRHVWDLLVMKESLWATWITKNKLKKLSFWGITKPLDTSWNWRNLIKLRQSIKDCFSYKLGKGNCSFWFDPWLCGKAICDEYPVISLEDVDIPKIACMMRKMMKFLESSVNLGSSQSILLGITSELNILRCLGGKLFGGSGCIPKHSFIAWLAIKKSLKTRDKLKRWGCIDNENCVFCNNAPESVEHLFFECPELNAVIKAVMEACLINRDWISWRREWSWYGKKTNGKTMLAKIIRLAFMSSIYNVWRGRNCIIFEKEKITGTVIKSWIRNDILLKMFSRRNNSEMFLKLYQNWIRLV; encoded by the exons ATGAGACAATGGAATAAATGTGCAGTCATTAGACATGTTTGGGATCTCTTGGTGATGAAAGAGTCCCTTTGGGCTACTTGGATAACAAAGAACAAGTTAAAGAAGCTGAGCTTCTGGGGTATCACCAAGCCCTTGGATACAAGCTGGAACTGGAGAAATCTCATCAAGTTAAGACAGTCTATCAAAGATTGTTTCAGCTACAAGTTGGGGAAGGGCAACTGTTCCTTCTGGTTTGATCCTTGGCTTTGTGGTAAGGCAATTTGTGATGAGTACCCTGTTATCTCCTTGGAAGATGTTGATATCCCCAAGATTGCTTGT ATGATGAGAAAGATGATGAAGTTTCTTGAAAGTTCAGTAAATCTGGGAAGTTCTCAATCAATTCTGCTTGGGATTACTTCAGAACTAAATATCCTAAGGTGCCTTGGTGGAAAATTATTTGGGGGTTCAGGCTGTATCCCTAAACATAGCTTCATAGCCTGGCTTGCAATTAAGAAAAGTCTTAAGACTAGGGATAAGTTGAAGAGATGGGGCTGCATAGATAATGAGAACTGTGTGTTCTGTAACAATGCTCCTGAATCTGTGGaacatttgttttttgagtGCCCTGAGTTAAATGCTGTTATTAAAGCTGTTATGGAAGCCTGCTTGATCAACAGAGACTGGATAAGTTGGAGAAGAGAGTGGTCTTGGTATGGAAAGAAAACAAATGGGAAGACTATGTTAGCTAAAATCATAAGATTAGCATTCATGAGTTCAATCTACAATGTTTGGAGAGGAAgaaattgtataatttttgaGAAGGAGAAGATTACAGGAACTGTCATCAAGTCATGGATCAGGAATGATATTCTGCTGAAGATGTTTTCTAGGAGGAACAATTCTGAGATGTTTTTGAAATTGTATCAGAACTGGATTAGACTTGTTTAG
- the LOC126656731 gene encoding uncharacterized protein LOC126656731, whose translation MFQSFSAPNSWSSISNRFPNANLVIKLRELHKVLKVWNREIFGNLDNKLIAVQVDITALEACSDLQSLSDADSIRLASLRSEFDQLSNHIESLWHQKSRLNWNLNGDRNTKYFHMVASIHSKNNLISEFLIDGVCYSQAELLSAPFSEDEIISTLMSSADNKAPGPEGFNYFFYKKVWKSLKTDCISLFDEFYTLAAFPIGFGYERKKFLLKLDFRKAFDTISWQFILQTLQRMNFNSKWISWISACFDSAQLSVLLNGCPTDNFFMEKGVRQGDPISPMLFVLAVECLRAIFAKACALGLLSGIHVDGLIDDLFILQFAADTLLFITCDLMMVESLLRILRWFELIISGLKINYQKSSIICINVDANSHSRASAILNCKIEKLPITYLGLPLFDRAVGSKLWDPVISNFSVQLSIWRGNLLSPAGRLTLIKSVLCSLPVYFLCTFRIPQSVVVSLERIIRRFLWAGNSNIKGFSKVAWPDVCVPYSSGGLSITPLRTKNYCLFLKWIWKLMSPDKNPNWFSVVLSSSSIISWIDLDSVNVLRLSHIWKHNWLAAGPLNRSFPDLFLLSRSKDVMVSAIFHNDLQQFTGFSWFRRLRVGEQHRLSDLVQQLPQASALLISPDMPVWAGSFLSAASDLEGNYSASDSVFVWLLVRDRISSKATLAWRGILHSDLSSCSVCSEEETGIHIVLHCNFAWNFWSILLSKCIVSWVFPGSLDDFYSQWARNNRVFKEGSQDVISLLYLSVSKAVEFHKSQNRGFPYTGNDPFLNRTIFVASHSCHLQLNKLADMPFLNRTIFVASHSCHLQLSNLADMVTSQTTNPT comes from the exons ATGTTCCAATCCTTTTCAGCTCCAA ATTCTTGGTCATCTATTTCTAATAGGTTTCCGAACGCAAATTTGGTGATTAAATTGAGGGAGCTCCATAAAGTGTTAAAAGTTTGGAATCGCgagatttttggcaatttggaTAATAAGCTGATCGCTGTTCAGGTTGATATCACAGCCTTGGAAGCTTGCTCGGACCTTCAATCCCTTAGTGATGCCGATAGTATTAGGCTTGCAAGCCTTCGCTCAGAGTTTGATCAGCTGTCAAATCATATTGAGTCGCTCTGGCATCAGAAATCTAGACTTAATTGGAATTTGAATGGAGACAGAAACACCAAGTATTTTCATATGGTTGCTTCTATCCATTCaaaaaacaatttgatttcCGAGTTCCTTATTGATGGGGTTTGCT ATTCGCAGGCTGAACTTCTTTCGGCTCCATTCTCTGAGGATGAAATAATTTCAACTCTTATGAGTTCTGCTGATAATAAAGCTCCGGGGCCAGAAGGCTTTAACTACTTCTTTTATAAGAAGGTGTGGAAATCTCTTAAGACAGATTGTATCTCCCTCTTTGATGAGTTTTATACTTTGGCTGCATTTCCTATAG GCTTTGGCTA CGAAAGGAAAAAGTTTCTCTTAAAGCTAGATTTTAGAAAAGCTTTTGACACTATTTCTTGGCAATTTATTTTGCAAACACTTCAGAGGATGAACTTTAATAGTAAATGGATTAGTTGGATTTCCGCTTGCTTTGATTCCGCCCAGCTCTCTGTTCTTCTTAATGGCTGTCCTACTGATAATTTCTTTATGGAAAAAGGAGTTCGTCAAGGAGATCCTATTTCTCCTATGCTTTTTGTCTTGGCTGTGGAGTGTTTGCGAGCAATTTTTGCTAAAGCCTGCGCTTTGGGTTTGTTATCCGGTATTCACGTTGATGGTTTGATAGACGACCTTTTCATTTTGCAGTTCGCAGCTGATACTCTTTTATTTATCACTTGCGATTTGATGATGGTGGAGAGTTTGTTACGTATCCTGCGCTGGTTTGAGTTGATCATTTCTGGCCTGAAAATCAATTATCAAAAGTCATCCATTATTTGTATAAACGTTGACGCAAATTCTCATTCTAGAGCATCTGCAATTCTGAACTGTAAAATAGAGAAGCTGCCTATCACCTATCTAGGGCTACCGCTTTTTGATAGAGCGGTGGGTTCAAAGCTTTGGGATCCTGTTATTTCTAATTTTTCAGTTCAGCTGTCTATATGGAGAGGTAATCTTTTGTCTCCTGCTGGAAGATTAACTCTCATTAAATCCGTCTTGTGCAGTTTGCCAGTCTATTTTCTTTGCACCTTTCGTATTCCCCAGTCTGTGGTTGTTTCTCTTGAACGTATCATAAGAAGGTTTTTATGGGCTGGTAATTCTAATATTAAAGGTTTCAGCAAAGTGGCTTGGCCGGATGTTTGCGTTCCTTATTCTTCAGGTGGTCTTAGTATAACTCCTTTGCGTACTaagaattattgtttatttttgaaGTGGATTTGGAAATTAATGTCTCCGGACAAAAACCCGAATTGGTTTTCTGTGGTTTTGAGTAGTTCGTCTATCATCTCTTGGATTGATCTTGATTCAGTAAATGTCCTACGCCTCTCTCACATTTGGAAAC ATAATTGGTTGGCTGCCGGTCCTCTTAATCGTTCATTCCCAGATCTGTTCCTTCTTTCTCGAAGCAAGGATGTTATGGTTTCTGCAATTTTCCATAATGATCTGCAGCAGTTCACGGGTTTCTCCTGGTTTCGTCGCCTGCGCGTTGGCGAACAACATCGGCTCTCTGATCTGGTCCAGCAGCTCCCGCAAGCTTCAGCTCTTCTCATTTCACCGGACATGCCTGTTTGG GCCGGTTCATTCCTTTCTGCTGCATCAGATTTGGAAGGAAACTATTCCGCCTCGGATTCAGTTTTTGTTTGGTTGCTAGTTAGAGATCGTATATCTTCTAAAGCTACCTTGGCTTGGAGAGGGATTCTTCATTCTGATTTATCGTCTTGTTCAGTTTGTTCGGAGGAGGAAACAGGAATTCATATTGTGTTGCACTGCAATTTCGCTTGGAATTTCTGGTCTATTTTATTATCGAAGTGCATCGTTAGTTGGGTTTTTCCGGGTTCTCTAGATGATTTCTACAGTCAGTGG GCTAGAAACAATCGAGTCTTTAAAGAAGGCTCTCAAGACGTAATTTCTTTGCTTTATTTGAGTGTTAGCAAAGCGGTTGAGTTTCACAAGTCGCAGAATCGAGGATTTCCTTACACCGGCAatgac